In one window of Buchnera aphidicola (Schlechtendalia chinensis) DNA:
- the ybeY gene encoding rRNA maturation RNase YbeY, whose product MKFLNFKYRKKNKTTNILSFPATTNRIIKSQYIGDLVVCSAIIKKEAQEQHKSIESHWAHMIIHGTLHLLGYHHDNKQNLKKMKNLEIKTMLRLGFQNPYNIKQLNSNKNFETSVKSF is encoded by the coding sequence ATTAAATTTTTAAATTTTAAATATCGAAAAAAAAATAAAACTACGAATATATTATCTTTCCCAGCTACTACTAATCGCATAATCAAATCTCAATACATCGGAGATTTAGTAGTATGTAGTGCAATTATTAAAAAAGAAGCTCAAGAACAACATAAATCAATAGAATCACACTGGGCACACATGATTATACATGGAACATTACATTTATTAGGATATCATCACGACAACAAACAAAACTTAAAAAAAATGAAAAACTTAGAAATTAAAACAATGTTACGTTTAGGATTTCAAAATCCTTACAATATAAAACAGCTGAATTCAAATAAAAACTTTGAAACTTCTGTAAAAAGTTTTTAA
- the miaB gene encoding tRNA (N6-isopentenyl adenosine(37)-C2)-methylthiotransferase MiaB, translating to MTEKNIYIKTWGCQMNEYDSSMITQLLEKKHNFKRIYIPEIADVLILNTCSIREKAQEKVFHQLGRWKKLKKNNPNVIIAVGGCVATQEGEEIRKRANYVDIIFGTQTLHRLPNMIKMVKQNKKHVIDIDFPLIEKFDFIEYQNFPGITAYVTIIEGCNKFCSFCIVPYTRGYEVSRPVDDILLEISMLSKRGVREVNLLGQNVNAYRGKTFDGKICKFSELLKLVALIDGIDRIRFTTSNPIEFTDDIIEAYLDTKKIVSFLHLPVQSGSNRILKLMKRAHSVQEYKKIIEKITKNRPNIQISSDFIVGFPGETQKDFEKTLNFIKEINFDMSFSFIYSSRPGTPAAELPDNLPLEEKKNRLYELQKLINKNAKLWNEKMLGSIQSILVEGPSRKNPMELYGRTENNRIVNFEGQPNMIGQFINVKITKINSNSLKGYYSKKFSNKNL from the coding sequence ATGACTGAAAAAAATATTTATATAAAAACTTGGGGTTGTCAAATGAACGAATATGACTCATCTATGATAACTCAATTATTAGAAAAAAAACACAACTTCAAACGAATATATATACCTGAAATAGCTGATGTTTTAATTCTTAATACTTGTTCAATTCGCGAAAAAGCACAAGAAAAAGTATTTCATCAATTGGGAAGGTGGAAAAAATTAAAAAAAAATAATCCCAACGTTATTATTGCAGTAGGTGGATGTGTAGCAACGCAAGAAGGAGAAGAAATTAGAAAACGCGCAAACTATGTAGATATTATATTTGGAACACAAACTCTACATAGATTACCAAATATGATAAAAATGGTAAAACAAAACAAAAAACATGTTATTGATATAGACTTTCCACTAATTGAAAAATTTGATTTTATAGAATATCAAAACTTTCCAGGAATAACAGCATATGTCACTATAATAGAAGGTTGTAATAAATTTTGTTCTTTTTGTATCGTACCATATACTAGAGGTTATGAGGTTAGCCGACCAGTTGACGACATCTTGTTAGAAATTTCTATGTTGTCTAAAAGAGGAGTTCGAGAAGTTAATCTATTAGGACAAAATGTTAACGCATATAGAGGAAAAACTTTTGACGGGAAAATTTGTAAATTTTCAGAATTGTTAAAATTAGTTGCATTGATAGACGGAATTGATAGAATTAGATTTACAACAAGTAACCCAATTGAATTTACTGATGATATCATTGAAGCATATTTAGATACGAAAAAAATAGTTAGCTTTCTTCATTTACCTGTACAAAGTGGATCTAATCGAATTTTAAAATTAATGAAGAGAGCTCACAGTGTTCAAGAATACAAAAAAATTATTGAGAAAATAACTAAGAATCGACCAAATATTCAAATTAGCTCAGATTTTATTGTTGGATTTCCGGGAGAAACACAAAAAGATTTTGAAAAAACATTGAACTTCATTAAAGAAATAAATTTTGATATGAGTTTTAGTTTTATATATTCTTCTCGTCCAGGTACACCAGCAGCAGAATTACCAGACAATTTACCTTTAGAAGAAAAGAAAAATAGGCTTTATGAACTTCAAAAGCTTATTAATAAAAATGCAAAATTGTGGAATGAAAAAATGTTAGGAAGTATACAATCTATTCTAGTAGAAGGACCATCTCGGAAAAATCCCATGGAACTATATGGAAGAACAGAAAATAACCGAATAGTTAATTTTGAAGGACAGCCTAATATGATAGGTCAATTTATTAATGTAAAAATTACAAAAATAAATTCTAATTCTCTTAAAGGGTATTATTCTAAAAAGTTTAGCAATAAAAATTTGTAA
- the lysS gene encoding lysine--tRNA ligase yields the protein MNGCNNEEVQRRKKLSFIKKNGFNFPNDFKPNINSIEIKNTYKSYSNNKLKVLKLFFSVAGRILKKRVMGKSSFFILKDCEGEIQLYVSQKNIVDKFYEDMIKILDLGDIIGAEGNLFRTQTGELSINCKKLKLLTKSLKPLPDKFHGLYNKEVRYRKRYLDLISNKSLSSVFKTRSDVIINIRKFMLKHKFLEVETPMIQNVPGGATARPFVTYHNSLNLNLYLRISPELYLKRLIIGGFERIFEINKNFRNEGISTRHNPEFTMMEVYMAYSDYKDMMMLTESLLKKIVFSVLGSLRFVYGEYELDFEKSFHKLTMKQAILNFNSNIKLSDLENLKCVLEIVNSLGIQVEKNWGIGKLILEIFNKTVEKKLIQPTFITDYPIEVSPLSRRNNVCSDVADRFELFISGFELANGFSELNDSDDQKSRFLEQTSNQFSKSEDNSIFYDKDYITALEYGLPPTSGMGIGVDRLIMILTNQKSIRDVILFPILKPI from the coding sequence ATGAATGGATGTAATAATGAAGAAGTTCAAAGACGTAAAAAATTGTCCTTTATAAAGAAAAATGGTTTTAATTTTCCCAATGATTTTAAACCGAACATAAATTCTATAGAAATTAAAAATACATATAAATCTTATAGTAATAATAAATTAAAAGTATTAAAACTTTTTTTTAGTGTAGCTGGTCGTATTTTAAAGAAACGTGTTATGGGGAAAAGTTCTTTTTTTATTTTAAAAGATTGTGAAGGAGAAATTCAGTTATATGTTTCACAAAAAAATATTGTAGATAAGTTCTATGAAGATATGATTAAAATACTAGACTTAGGAGATATTATAGGTGCTGAAGGGAATTTATTTAGAACTCAAACAGGAGAATTATCTATTAATTGTAAAAAATTAAAATTGTTAACTAAATCATTAAAGCCATTACCAGATAAATTTCATGGATTATACAATAAAGAAGTTAGATATAGAAAAAGATATCTGGATCTTATTAGCAATAAGAGTTTGAGTTCTGTATTTAAAACTAGGTCAGATGTTATTATTAATATTAGAAAATTTATGTTAAAACATAAATTTTTAGAAGTAGAAACTCCTATGATACAAAATGTTCCAGGAGGTGCTACTGCTAGACCATTTGTTACTTATCATAATTCTTTAAATTTGAATTTGTATTTAAGAATTTCTCCTGAACTATATTTAAAAAGATTAATTATTGGAGGATTTGAACGTATTTTTGAAATTAATAAAAATTTTCGTAATGAAGGTATTTCAACTCGTCATAATCCAGAATTTACTATGATGGAAGTTTACATGGCTTATTCAGATTACAAAGATATGATGATGCTAACTGAAAGTTTGTTAAAAAAGATTGTGTTTTCAGTTTTAGGTAGTTTGAGGTTTGTATATGGAGAATATGAGTTAGATTTTGAAAAAAGTTTTCATAAATTAACAATGAAACAAGCAATATTAAACTTTAATTCTAATATCAAATTATCTGATTTGGAAAATTTAAAGTGTGTTTTAGAGATAGTGAATTCTCTTGGAATACAGGTAGAGAAAAATTGGGGAATAGGAAAATTAATATTAGAAATATTTAATAAAACAGTTGAGAAAAAACTAATTCAGCCTACTTTTATAACTGATTATCCTATAGAAGTATCTCCGTTGTCTAGACGAAATAATGTTTGTTCTGATGTTGCTGATCGATTTGAGTTGTTTATTTCTGGGTTTGAATTAGCTAACGGATTTTCAGAATTAAATGACTCAGATGATCAAAAAAGTAGGTTTTTGGAGCAAACAAGCAATCAATTTTCTAAATCTGAAGATAATTCGATATTCTATGATAAAGATTATATAACTGCTCTTGAATATGGATTGCCTCCAACTTCTGGAATGGGTATAGGAGTGGATCGATTAATAATGATTTTAACAAATCAAAAAAGTATTCGTGATGTTATTCTTTTTCCTATTCTTAAACCTATTTAG
- the thyA gene encoding thymidylate synthase produces the protein MNIYLLLLNKVLCEGINKKDRTGVGTLSIFGHHMKFNLKFGFPLVTTKKCSFSSIVYELLWFLNGDTNVKYLNDNKVFIWNPWADKFGNLGPIYGKQWRKWKTVDGTEVDQIKNVIEQIKNDPNSRRLLVSSWNVGDLKKMALFPCHVLFQFYVVKNVLSCQLYQRSCDVFLGLPFNIASYALLMHMIAQQCCLELGDFLWTGGDIHLYKNHIIQAKEQLSRVPFPLPKLIIHNKPKEIFDYSFCDFSLLKYKFHPAIKADIAI, from the coding sequence ATGAATATTTATTTGCTTTTATTAAATAAGGTTTTGTGCGAAGGAATAAACAAAAAAGATCGTACTGGAGTAGGAACATTATCTATTTTTGGTCATCATATGAAATTCAATCTTAAATTTGGTTTTCCATTAGTTACTACTAAAAAATGTTCTTTCTCTTCTATTGTTTATGAACTTTTGTGGTTTCTTAACGGAGATACAAATGTAAAATATTTAAATGATAACAAAGTATTTATCTGGAATCCATGGGCAGACAAATTTGGAAATCTTGGTCCTATTTATGGTAAACAATGGAGAAAGTGGAAAACTGTAGATGGTACAGAAGTTGATCAAATAAAAAATGTTATCGAACAAATTAAAAATGATCCAAATTCTAGAAGACTTTTAGTTTCTAGTTGGAATGTTGGGGATCTTAAAAAAATGGCTTTATTTCCATGCCACGTATTATTCCAATTTTATGTCGTGAAAAATGTTTTGAGTTGTCAATTGTATCAGCGTTCTTGTGATGTTTTTTTAGGACTTCCTTTTAATATTGCTAGTTATGCTTTGTTAATGCATATGATAGCACAACAATGTTGTTTAGAACTCGGTGATTTTCTTTGGACTGGAGGGGATATACATTTATATAAAAATCATATCATACAAGCTAAAGAACAGTTATCGAGAGTACCGTTTCCTCTTCCAAAATTAATTATTCATAATAAACCTAAGGAAATATTTGATTATTCTTTTTGTGATTTTAGTTTGTTGAAATATAAATTTCATCCTGCTATTAAAGCTGATATAGCAATATAA
- the prfB gene encoding peptide chain release factor 2 (programmed frameshift) produces MYEINVIKHRIQICFNKIYNLKVFLDYENKNIKLSEINRELKLCQSWENSNLIIKLNQEKGILTSLINSIDRAESDLRMITEILELSIKEKNSNLLCDIVDELNIIEVTIKKLELNYFFSNKHDRLNCYLDIQSGSGGTDAQDWANMLFRMYVKWSCYKNFKIEIIEKTHGEIVGIKSATIQILGKYAFGWLRTETGIHRLVRKSPFSSNNQRHTSFASVFVYPDIDNTVQIKINSCDLRIDVYRASGAGGQHVNKTESAVRVTHIPSGLVTQSQSSRSQHKNKNIALRQLKSKLYKMTMNKIKSEKQILEIQKSDIGWGNQIRSYILDSSRIKDLRTGVEVSNTQSILDGFLDIFIESSLRHGL; encoded by the exons ATATATGAAATTAATGTAATAAAGCATCGTATTCAAATTTGTTTTAATAAAATTTATAATTTAAAGGTATTTCTT GACTATGAAAATAAAAATATAAAACTTTCCGAAATAAATCGTGAATTAAAATTATGTCAATCTTGGGAAAATTCTAATTTAATAATTAAATTAAATCAAGAAAAAGGAATTTTAACTTCTTTAATTAATTCTATAGATCGTGCAGAATCTGATTTAAGGATGATAACAGAAATTTTAGAACTATCGATTAAAGAAAAAAATTCAAATTTATTATGTGATATCGTCGATGAGTTGAACATAATAGAAGTTACTATTAAAAAATTAGAATTAAATTATTTTTTTTCGAATAAGCATGATCGTTTGAATTGTTATTTAGATATACAATCAGGCTCTGGAGGAACAGATGCTCAAGATTGGGCTAATATGTTATTTCGAATGTATGTTAAATGGTCTTGTTACAAGAATTTTAAAATAGAAATTATTGAAAAAACTCATGGTGAAATAGTTGGTATAAAATCTGCTACGATTCAAATATTAGGAAAATATGCTTTTGGATGGTTAAGGACCGAAACTGGAATTCATCGTTTAGTAAGAAAAAGTCCATTTAGTTCTAATAATCAACGTCATACTTCTTTTGCTTCGGTTTTTGTATATCCTGATATTGATAATACTGTACAGATAAAAATAAATTCTTGTGATTTAAGAATTGATGTATATCGCGCATCTGGCGCTGGAGGACAACATGTAAACAAAACTGAATCTGCAGTGAGAGTCACTCACATACCTTCAGGATTAGTGACTCAATCTCAAAGTAGTCGTTCTCAACACAAAAATAAAAATATAGCATTGCGACAGTTAAAGTCAAAATTGTATAAGATGACTATGAATAAAATTAAAAGTGAAAAACAAATTTTGGAAATCCAAAAGTCAGATATAGGATGGGGCAATCAAATACGTTCATATATATTAGATAGTTCTAGAATTAAAGATTTGAGAACAGGAGTGGAAGTAAGCAATACTCAATCTATTTTGGATGGATTCTTAGATATATTTATTGAATCTAGCTTAAGACATGGTTTATAA
- the gmk gene encoding guanylate kinase, with amino-acid sequence MVKGILFIISAPSGTGKSSLIQEVLNTNSLFKIQVSISHTTRMIRPGEHNGRHYYFISINEFKTMIKNKRFLEYAKVFNNYYGTSRKKVYKLLLDGNDIFLDIDWQGAQQVRHIIPDSKSIFILPPSKNELYRRLRKRSQDSDIIINKRMERAVSEMQHYVEYDYLIINDDFKVALSNLKKIVQVAHLSRKRQIKSHNILIKNLLKK; translated from the coding sequence ATGGTTAAAGGAATACTATTTATAATTTCTGCGCCTAGCGGAACAGGAAAATCTAGTTTGATTCAAGAGGTATTAAATACTAATTCATTATTTAAAATACAAGTATCAATATCTCATACTACTCGTATGATTAGACCAGGAGAACATAATGGAAGACATTACTACTTTATTTCTATTAACGAGTTTAAAACTATGATTAAAAACAAGAGATTTTTAGAATATGCAAAAGTTTTTAATAATTATTATGGAACGTCTCGCAAAAAAGTTTATAAATTGTTATTAGATGGTAATGATATCTTTTTAGACATTGATTGGCAAGGAGCGCAACAAGTACGTCATATAATTCCAGATTCTAAAAGTATTTTTATATTACCTCCATCTAAAAACGAATTATATAGACGATTGCGTAAAAGATCACAAGACAGTGATATTATAATAAATAAGAGAATGGAACGAGCAGTATCTGAAATGCAGCATTATGTTGAATATGATTATTTAATTATTAATGATGATTTTAAAGTAGCATTGTCAAATTTAAAAAAAATTGTTCAAGTAGCACATTTATCGAGAAAACGTCAAATTAAAAGTCATAATATTCTTATTAAAAATTTATTAAAAAAATAG
- the lysA gene encoding diaminopimelate decarboxylase, producing the protein MLNYKEKKNIVFSETNILNLVKQYGSPIWIYDSNIIVNRIRQLRQFDIIRFAQKSCSNIHILKLFRKHRVKIDAVSLGEIERGLISGYNCTNQDIIFTADVIDRYTLEKIVKYHIPVNVGSTDMLKQIGTVSPGHSIWLRINPKFGHGHSTKTNTGGENSKHGIWDVSLAIPLIKRYNLKLIGLHMHIGSGVDHKYLYNVCREMVQQVLYLNHDIEVISAGGGLTVPYKERDEVFDVNKYFMLWNIARKKIADYLKHPIRLEIEPGRFLVAESGILVSEVRSVKRTSSKLFVLIDAGFNDLMRPVMYGSYHHISVLPGDGREIDKNDIIETIVGGPLCESGDVFTQNGKGDLKVRMLPKVRFGDYLVFHNTGAYGASMSSNYNSRLLIPEVLFQNGTFRLIRKRQTINQLLELEKSCK; encoded by the coding sequence ATGCTTAATTATAAAGAAAAAAAAAATATAGTTTTTAGTGAAACTAATATATTAAATTTAGTTAAACAATATGGTTCTCCCATATGGATATATGATTCAAATATTATTGTTAATAGAATTAGACAGTTACGTCAATTTGATATAATTCGATTTGCACAAAAATCTTGTTCTAATATTCACATTTTGAAACTTTTTCGCAAACATAGAGTAAAAATTGATGCTGTTTCATTAGGAGAAATTGAAAGAGGGTTAATTTCTGGATATAATTGTACTAATCAAGATATTATATTTACAGCTGATGTCATTGATAGATACACATTGGAAAAAATTGTTAAATACCATATCCCAGTAAATGTAGGATCTACAGATATGTTGAAACAAATTGGAACAGTATCTCCAGGACATTCTATCTGGTTAAGAATTAATCCGAAATTTGGTCATGGACATAGTACAAAAACAAATACAGGAGGAGAAAACAGTAAACATGGAATTTGGGATGTCAGTTTAGCAATACCACTTATAAAAAGATATAATTTGAAGTTAATTGGTTTACACATGCATATTGGATCTGGTGTTGATCATAAATATTTGTATAACGTATGTCGAGAGATGGTACAACAAGTTTTATATCTTAATCATGATATAGAAGTGATATCAGCGGGAGGAGGATTAACTGTTCCTTATAAGGAACGTGACGAGGTGTTTGATGTTAACAAATATTTTATGTTATGGAATATAGCACGAAAAAAAATTGCTGATTATTTGAAACATCCTATTAGATTGGAAATTGAACCTGGAAGGTTTTTAGTAGCAGAATCTGGGATATTGGTTTCTGAAGTGAGGTCAGTAAAGCGAACTAGTTCTAAATTATTTGTTCTTATTGATGCTGGATTTAATGATTTAATGAGACCGGTAATGTATGGAAGTTATCATCATATATCTGTTCTTCCAGGAGATGGACGGGAGATAGATAAAAACGATATTATAGAAACGATAGTAGGAGGCCCCTTATGTGAATCAGGAGACGTTTTTACTCAAAATGGTAAGGGCGATCTTAAAGTTAGAATGCTTCCTAAAGTTAGATTTGGAGATTATTTAGTCTTTCATAATACCGGAGCATATGGAGCTTCAATGTCGTCTAATTATAATAGTCGTTTACTAATACCAGAAGTTTTATTTCAAAATGGAACTTTTCGTTTGATTAGGAAACGTCAAACTATAAATCAATTGTTGGAATTGGAAAAGAGTTGCAAATAA
- the lgt gene encoding prolipoprotein diacylglyceryl transferase — MNYTYILFPNFNPVIFSIFNISMSWYGFMYFLGFLFVLYRGKVFLSKIGLLYEEVESIIYFGFLGLFVGGRIGYIILYNPWFFLNNVSHIFKVWEGGMSFHGGLLGVILVIFYFSKKFNKNFFLISDLLVPLVPIGLGAGRLGNFINGELWGRVAPNFQFSFLYPTSKEIDLEMSKYDFQLKMLMSKFGALPRHPSQIYEFFLEGVVLFIALHYFSKKIKTVGVVSSIFLILYGILRIIAELFREPDYQLGFFFKFFTMGQILSIPMIIVGFIIIYKCYKKIIKN; from the coding sequence ATGAATTATACTTACATATTATTTCCTAACTTTAACCCTGTAATTTTCTCTATTTTTAATATTTCTATGAGTTGGTATGGTTTCATGTATTTCTTAGGTTTTCTTTTTGTTTTATACAGAGGAAAAGTTTTTTTATCTAAAATAGGATTATTATATGAAGAAGTAGAAAGTATTATATATTTTGGTTTTCTTGGTTTATTTGTTGGTGGAAGAATAGGATATATAATTTTGTATAATCCATGGTTTTTTTTAAATAATGTTTCACATATTTTTAAGGTTTGGGAAGGTGGAATGTCTTTTCATGGAGGTTTGTTGGGGGTAATTTTAGTAATTTTTTATTTTTCTAAAAAATTTAATAAAAATTTCTTTTTAATTTCTGATTTATTGGTTCCTTTAGTTCCTATTGGATTAGGTGCGGGAAGACTTGGAAATTTTATTAATGGGGAATTATGGGGTCGAGTTGCACCAAATTTTCAGTTTTCTTTTTTGTATCCTACGTCTAAAGAAATAGATTTAGAAATGTCTAAATACGATTTTCAGTTAAAAATGTTAATGAGCAAATTTGGAGCTTTGCCTCGACATCCATCTCAAATTTATGAGTTTTTTTTAGAGGGCGTTGTTTTGTTTATTGCTTTACATTATTTTTCAAAAAAAATAAAAACTGTTGGAGTAGTTTCAAGTATATTTTTAATTTTATATGGGATTTTGCGTATTATAGCAGAGCTTTTTCGTGAACCGGATTATCAGTTAGGGTTCTTTTTTAAATTTTTTACAATGGGACAAATTTTATCTATTCCTATGATAATAGTAGGCTTTATAATAATTTATAAGTGTTATAAAAAAATAATCAAGAATTAG
- the ygfZ gene encoding tRNA-modifying protein YgfZ: MKTSNFNDEYLLKLSQKDIILTNLNNWSLIEISGSDCQKYLQNQITINVNSLNENNHKICAHCNINGKVYSNLRIFKITNNNYMYLQRKSISDKQIKEFKKYSIFSDIKISYSNDIYLLGIFGAKTKIKLSNYFKKIPNKNFPLCKNNNSILLWFNSPFERFLLITKKNDIVLNDILTLKKETNDEKTWEALDIASKFPILDKENSGKFFPQALNLENLFGLDLKKGCYYGQEMISKSHFKKLNKYKLHWLTGKFNAIVQIGTIIEIKNDITNWKKIGYVLSAVNICSKIIWIQAVLKINIKQDSIFRIESDKQNILTIQNEIFA; encoded by the coding sequence ATGAAAACGTCTAATTTTAATGATGAATATTTGTTAAAACTTTCTCAAAAAGATATAATCTTAACTAATTTAAATAATTGGAGTTTAATAGAAATATCCGGTTCAGATTGTCAAAAATATCTTCAAAACCAAATTACTATTAATGTGAATTCATTGAATGAAAACAATCACAAAATATGCGCACATTGTAATATAAATGGAAAAGTTTATAGTAATTTAAGAATATTTAAAATTACTAATAATAATTATATGTACCTTCAAAGGAAAAGCATTTCAGACAAGCAAATTAAAGAATTTAAAAAATACTCTATCTTTTCCGACATAAAAATATCTTATTCTAACGATATATATTTATTAGGAATTTTTGGAGCAAAGACAAAAATAAAATTATCAAATTATTTTAAAAAAATTCCAAATAAAAATTTTCCTCTTTGTAAGAATAATAATAGCATATTGTTATGGTTTAACTCTCCTTTTGAAAGATTTTTACTAATTACGAAAAAAAATGATATTGTTTTAAATGACATATTAACATTAAAAAAAGAAACAAATGATGAAAAAACATGGGAAGCATTAGACATTGCTTCTAAATTCCCCATTCTAGACAAAGAAAATAGTGGAAAATTCTTCCCACAAGCACTAAACTTAGAAAATTTGTTCGGATTAGATCTTAAAAAAGGATGCTACTACGGACAAGAAATGATTTCTAAATCACATTTTAAAAAACTTAACAAATATAAATTACACTGGCTAACTGGGAAATTTAATGCAATAGTACAAATTGGAACAATAATAGAAATTAAAAATGATATTACTAATTGGAAAAAAATTGGATATGTTTTATCTGCTGTTAATATTTGCTCAAAAATAATATGGATACAAGCAGTACTCAAAATCAATATTAAACAAGATAGCATATTCAGAATTGAAAGTGATAAACAAAACATTTTAACTATTCAAAATGAAATTTTTGCATAA
- the typA gene encoding translational GTPase TypA — protein MNKNLRNIAIIAHVDHGKTTLIDKLLQQSGALKSYKETSDRIMDSNDLEKERGITIFSKNAAITWKKYRINIIDTPGHSDFGGEVERILSMVDSVLLVVDALDGPMPQTRFVTQKSFDYGINPIVVINKIDRKNSRPNWVIDQIFELFINLNATDKQLDFPIIYTSALLGTSGIDYKNMGNDMSALYEAMIKYTPSPKTNLKNPFQMQISQLQYDNYLGTIGIGRISQGSITPNKNVTIINNMGLKTFGKIGRVLNYRGLNKIDTNLAQSGDIVAITGISNINISDTICDNSYVQPLPKLKVDKPTVEMMFSTNTSPFSGTEGKHITSRKILNRLKKEIINNISLEIKETENSNIFSISGRGELHLSILIENMRREGFELEVSRPKVIKRNINGIIQEPFNTVMINIKQDHQGLVMKLIGERKGKIIHISTDSTNRIKINCILSSRALIGFKSEFITLTSGYGTFDFSFSHYEKVKFENIGHRKSGVLISNKTGFSVGFSLFNLQSRGKLFIKHGEKVYEGQIIGIHNKINDLTVNCLSGKKLTNMRASGSDEAITLTKPLKINLEYAISFINDDELVEVTPSSIRLRKKYLKENERKVALRKQ, from the coding sequence ATGAATAAAAATCTAAGAAACATAGCTATTATTGCTCACGTTGATCATGGAAAAACTACTTTAATAGATAAATTATTACAACAATCAGGAGCTTTAAAAAGTTACAAAGAAACTTCTGATCGAATAATGGATTCGAATGATCTCGAAAAAGAACGAGGAATTACTATTTTTTCAAAAAATGCTGCAATTACATGGAAAAAATACCGAATTAACATTATTGATACTCCAGGTCATTCAGATTTTGGAGGAGAAGTAGAACGAATTTTATCAATGGTAGATTCAGTCTTACTCGTAGTTGATGCATTAGATGGACCAATGCCACAAACACGATTTGTTACTCAGAAATCGTTTGATTATGGAATAAATCCTATTGTAGTAATAAACAAAATAGATCGAAAGAATTCGAGACCCAATTGGGTAATTGATCAAATTTTTGAATTGTTTATAAACCTCAATGCTACTGATAAACAATTAGATTTTCCTATAATTTACACTTCTGCACTACTCGGAACATCTGGAATAGATTACAAGAACATGGGAAATGACATGTCAGCGTTATATGAAGCTATGATAAAATATACACCTTCTCCAAAAACTAACCTCAAAAATCCATTCCAAATGCAAATTTCTCAGTTACAATATGATAACTATTTAGGAACCATTGGAATTGGTCGAATTTCTCAAGGTTCAATAACGCCTAACAAAAATGTAACTATAATTAATAATATGGGATTAAAAACTTTTGGGAAAATAGGAAGAGTTTTAAATTATCGTGGTTTAAACAAAATAGACACTAATTTGGCTCAATCAGGGGACATAGTAGCAATTACAGGAATTTCAAACATAAACATTTCTGATACTATCTGTGATAATAGTTATGTGCAACCATTACCAAAGTTAAAAGTCGATAAACCAACTGTAGAAATGATGTTTTCTACAAATACTTCTCCATTTTCAGGAACAGAAGGCAAACACATCACGTCTAGAAAAATTCTTAATAGATTAAAAAAAGAAATAATTAATAATATTTCTTTAGAAATTAAAGAAACTGAAAATTCTAATATTTTTTCAATATCTGGACGTGGAGAATTGCATTTGTCAATACTAATTGAAAATATGAGAAGGGAAGGATTTGAATTAGAAGTATCACGTCCTAAAGTTATTAAACGAAACATAAACGGAATTATACAAGAACCGTTTAATACTGTTATGATAAACATAAAACAAGATCACCAGGGACTTGTTATGAAGTTAATAGGTGAAAGAAAAGGGAAAATTATTCATATTTCTACAGATTCAACAAATAGAATTAAAATTAATTGTATTCTTAGTAGTCGTGCACTAATTGGATTTAAATCAGAATTCATTACCCTCACTTCAGGATACGGGACATTTGATTTCTCTTTTAGTCATTATGAAAAAGTAAAATTTGAAAATATTGGACATCGGAAAAGCGGTGTATTAATATCTAATAAAACAGGATTTTCAGTAGGATTTTCTTTATTTAACTTACAAAGTCGTGGAAAGTTGTTTATAAAACACGGAGAAAAAGTATATGAAGGACAAATTATTGGAATTCACAATAAAATAAATGACTTAACCGTTAACTGTTTATCAGGAAAGAAATTAACTAACATGAGAGCATCTGGTTCCGATGAAGCTATAACTTTAACAAAACCTTTAAAAATTAATTTAGAATATGCTATTAGTTTCATAAACGACGACGAATTAGTAGAAGTAACTCCATCATCAATTAGATTAAGAAAAAAGTATCTGAAAGAAAATGAAAGAAAAGTTGCTTTAAGAAAACAGTAA